The genomic segment CTTAGCAATTTAGGGTTTACACTCCTCTAAGTTCATCATTTGGCATTAATACTTCAAAATTCCTCACTTTCAACCTCACGTTTTATGCTAAAGGTCATTTATTGTTATTCACTCTCAATCATTTTGTGACCAAACATTTACGTTTCTTGAATTTACTCATACATTGAAAGACATTTATTAATGTGTCACGTACTAAACTAACTCTGATAAGTATTTTCAAGTTAAGAGCCCTTGTGCAATTAAGACTGAGTTTCCTAGGTACTCACCCGTATATTTATTGACTTGAGCATCAGAGGTGGTCTCTAAAGTCAAACTTAGGCCCTCTAATGTTTGTTGCATGTGCAGACATGATCATCTAAGTGGTCTTACTGTAAGAAGAATTAGATAGCAAAGACAAGCCTCTCTCCAACAACACTCACTAAACATCCATTAAATCCTTCTTAACCTCGTTGCACTAATCCGCTTTTTGTAACCTCAATTGTATCCGTTTGGGAcagagataataataatattcaacATATTCTTCAATAGGGATGTTCATGGGTCcaaaattttattagatttgCTCCAAAATTGACCTGGACACCCCTTAAATCTAACCATGATTCAACCGTAAATAAATTTTAGACTCATACAAGATGCGTTTAATATTTAGTTGGGTTTAGTTTAGACCTACATCACAACTCATTTTAAATCtaattaaatgataaaattaCTAAAGTGATATGATATGAACAAACTAGATTAAGATTCATTCAAGTTCAACACTAAAAACTCTTTTTGGCCCCAAGACTGATCAAATTGAATGATTTAggtaatgggtcaaaaatttgcgaaattaataaacttgcacaaattattatataagacaaacttattaaaaaacattatatataagttaaatagtccatctaatatatatatatatatatatatatatatatatatatatatatatatatatatatatatatatataggatagggatccattgagaaggggttgaaaataagaagggtaagaagtactttacacccttgatttcactaaaattaaaaaaatctatggtcacgattgagctaaaaacacttaattataaaagtaactatgttacacagaaaggtaaatatgaaataatttttaaaatattcttaatttataatatagtatcctttttttatatataataaccaaacaaaatcaaacaaaaatctttctcacactttttattttaaaatcctttttatttggttctatatatatatatatatatatatatatatattacgggaatatatacttattttttttgggaGAGTAGCTCATAAACCGGAGCTAAAGCTGActtcaaacaaaataaataggTATGGGTCCCATAACCAACCCTCTATCAGAAATGTCGTTTAGGGGCATTAGGGGTGGGACTTGGGAGCGCTCTTTACCTTCTTGCGCCAAGCTggcaactttttcttttttctatgaaaataataaataaataaaggatAAAACAACTGAAAGCTAACGGTAACTTAGGGTGGCAATCtcaatttaacagatttttaaAAATGGAGAAGCTGTGTTTGCCATCCTTGGCCAACATCTAAAACAGCATTCAAGAATTAAGATGGTTTTTGTAGATGATTCCTATCCTCAACTTTCCCCTTCATCTTCTCTCCGCGACGTAGATTACAGGTTAATCCCCTTTCACTTTTCtccattcttcatatttcctaaCATTTTCTCATTTCCATTTTTCCTTGATTTTTGTCATTGCAGCTGTGGTTCTTGTGGGTATGTTCTCAATTTGAATTCCAGCAATCGTAATACCTCTGTAATCGGTTCCAAGAGCTACggaaaatcaatcaaaaaggGCATCATTTCTTTCATCTCCATAGACGAGACACGGTTTACTCAAATCGAACAACTTAAGTGTAAGCCTTTTTTTGAATCGCCTCGTTCATGGGGATTCTTCCAGAGAAGAACTAAGCTTTTATGCCGGAAGTGTGGCAATTACGTCGGAAATGCGCATAGTTTGAGCACTTTCGACAATTCTCCTTTGAAGCACAAAGAAGTATCTCCTGATTCAATAACTTCAATAGGATGGAATGGGATTTCTGATGCAAGGACTTACGATATCAGGATTCGCGCTCTTCAGCCTTCTTCTTGTAACGAATCAAATATGTTCAACAACGTCCTGATATGAAGGATTAACGGTAAAACAACTCCCAAACCCCGCCTAAATTGGAGCTAATTTTTGGCTCGGGATAATCAAATGTTGTGTTGTACACCAGAATatgaaaagaaaacaaattatcagatccatttttttttctttcaacttTAAGAATAATTTTTGCTTCAATATATAATTGTGTATGTACAATCcttgttttgtttcttgttaATAGTTGGGAAAGATGATTTGGCTTGAGACATTTTAGGTGTTGTATAATACAGAAAAATAtgtgattttatatttattcaACCCAAGTGATGTCTAAATTATTGAGATTTGTAAGCCAATCTGGAGGATCTAGAGATACAAAAGGTTTACATGCTATCTTTTCTCCAACTTCAACCTTAGCAGATGAAACATTATCAATTTTCTTATCCCTGGAAAGACTTGCCTGTTGCCTGTTGGGGTGTCTCAATTTGAGTGATAGGAGGCGGGATACTTCGTGTAGGCCACCCCATTTTTCTAGGGCTCGAGCAATGTCATAGCGTCCTgtcataaaattattttttcagtcTACTTCAGATCTTTCACAAACCAAGGTAAAGGATAAATATGCCAATATTtgaattcaaattaatatctaAAGAGCTTGTGGATGTAATGGTTGTTAACCTGCACGTTCGAAGGCTTTTCTGCTGGGCATATAAGATGGATCCATTCCCCAGCTCTTCTGAAATCGACTAATCTGAAATTGATAGAGCAAAGAGCATCATGGTCCATAAACTAATCGAAACTGAGGAGCAACATTAGGAGAA from the Amaranthus tricolor cultivar Red isolate AtriRed21 chromosome 12, ASM2621246v1, whole genome shotgun sequence genome contains:
- the LOC130828180 gene encoding uncharacterized protein At4g08330, chloroplastic-like is translated as MVFVDDSYPQLSPSSSLRDVDYSCGSCGYVLNLNSSNRNTSVIGSKSYGKSIKKGIISFISIDETRFTQIEQLKCKPFFESPRSWGFFQRRTKLLCRKCGNYVGNAHSLSTFDNSPLKHKEVSPDSITSIGWNGISDARTYDIRIRALQPSSCNESNMFNNVLI